From Carnobacterium alterfunditum DSM 5972:
CAACTAAGTGAATTATCGATCCACACAACAAAAATTGAAGATTAGTCTGTTTAAAAAAATTATTCTTAAACAGCAAAAAACGCAAGCAAACTAGATTTGTTTGCGTTTTTTTGCTATACCTGATGGCGAGTGTAGGTGGAACATCTAATCCGGTCTATTTTTGAAAAAAATTATTTTTATAGCAGCGATGTTTTAAAATAACAAACGAATAGAAATCAATAAAAATATAACTTGTTATTCATATTCAATTTTGTCAAAATAGAATAAGGAAACGAATTCAGGGAGGTTTATACATGAATGCAAAAAGATGGTCTGCAATAGGGATCGCGCTAGGTATTTTTATTTTTTCACTGTTTTTCAGTAATTATTTCTCTTACATGGTACAAAAGCAAGAAACGACGGAAACGGTAAGCGATAGTTTTTTAAGTCTATTGGGCACGAATACAGTAGAAGAAAGTTTATTAAAAGCTGGGAACAGCTCAAAACGAATCGTTGTTTTGTCTGTAGACGGAACCATTCTAGCTGGCCAATCAGCCAGTCTGACAGGAGATTCTGGGTACGATCATGATGGTTTTTTGCAACAATTAGAACAAGTTTTAATAGACGATACGATCAAAGGAATTATTTTATCCGTTAATTCTCCAGGTGGCGGAACGTATGAAAGTGCTCAAATCAAAGACAAACTGGTCGCCATTCAGCAAACAACAGATATACCGATCTATGTTTCCATGGGCAGCATGGCTGCCAGCGGAGGTTATTATATTTCAGCTTCAGCAGAAAAAATATTCGCTTCGGAAGAAACATTGACAGGCTCGATCGGAGTAATTATGTCCGGAACTAATTTCACCGAGTTATTTGAAAAAATCGGTGTGGATGATACGACCATTAAAAGTGGTAAATTTAAAGATATCGGCTCTGCAACTCGGATGATGACTGAAGAAGATGCAGCAATTTTACAAACTATAGTGGATACTTCATATGATCGATTTGTAGAAATCATTGTTGAAGGACGTGGAATGGAAAAAGATGCGGTCAAAAATCTAGCTGACGGACGCATTTATGACGGAGTACAGGCTCTTGAAAATGGCTTAGTCGATGAGATCGGTTACCAAGAAGATGCACTTGAAGCTATCCAAAAAGATTATGACTTGAAAGATGCAGAGATTTTTAGTTACCAAAATCCTTCTTTATCTTTTGCATCTTTATTTAATGCAAAAGTAAGCAACCTTTTTCAAACAAGTGAAACAACGGAGTCAGAAATAAGTAAATTAATGTCTGCAATCGGAACGGCAGATTCGCCAAAGATGATGTACTATTACGGAGGCAAATAAAATGACCACAACTCCTAGAATTAATGAACAAGAAAATGTAGAAGAAACGGTGCATGCAAAAAAAGGCGATACAAAAGAACTGGATTTAAGCGAATTAAAAAAAGAATTAGCCATTGAGGAAGCAGAAATTGAAAGAGTAAAACGTTTCAAAAAACAAGAAGAAAAAAATGAAACTAACCAATCTGATAATGCAGCTGTTAAAACCTCCTTGGAGGAGACAAAACCGCAAGAGAAACAAACGACTAGTCCACAAGAACTGAGAGATGCTCGAAGAAAGTATTGGCAAGAAAAACAAAAAGAAGAAGAACGTCATCGGAAACCATTCCACAACTTTCCATCTTTTTTTTATGCTGGCTTTTGGTTGAGATTGTTTGCTCTTTTGATCGATCTGCTCGTTATCTGGAGTATCAATCGATTAATCGTTCAATCGCTATTTTTAGTGCTGCGCTATCCTCTTAGTGAGGAATCGTTTTCGGCTTTTTCATTAAGTAAATTAGCGGTGTATCTCCTTTATTTTATTGTATCGACAAAATGGACAAACGGACAAACAATAGGAAAAATCATTTTTGGAATCCGAGTAGTCAGTTTTAAAGAAGAAAAATTAAGCTGGGGGACGGTACTTATCCGTGAATGCTTTGGCCGCTATATTTTAAAAATATTCCCCTTTATTTACTTGATGGTATTATTCACTCGTGAGAAGCAACACCTAGCTGATTTTTTCGGTGAAACAGCTGTTGTCTCAGAAAATTTAGTCCGGGCAAGCGAGCTTTCGCTAAAAGAGGAATAGAAAATAAACGAGTCTGTGATCCTGGTTGTTCTTTTGAATCAATTAGATTAGAATGAAAGAAAATACAATTAACGTTAGGAGAAAAAAAGATGGTTTTATTGGGTTCACACGTTTCAATGGGTGGGAAAAAAATGTTGCTTGGTTCAGCAGAAGAAGCTGCAAGCTACAAGGCTGAAACGTTTATGATTTATACTGGTGCTCCTCAAAATACAAGACGTAAATTAGTTGAAGATATGAATATTCCTCAAGGTACAGCATTCATGTTGGAAAATAATTTATCAAATATGGTTGTGCATGCTCCTTATATCATCAATTTAGGCAATACGGTCAAACCCGAAAATTTTGCTTTTGCAATTGAATTTTTAA
This genomic window contains:
- the sppA gene encoding signal peptide peptidase SppA; amino-acid sequence: MNAKRWSAIGIALGIFIFSLFFSNYFSYMVQKQETTETVSDSFLSLLGTNTVEESLLKAGNSSKRIVVLSVDGTILAGQSASLTGDSGYDHDGFLQQLEQVLIDDTIKGIILSVNSPGGGTYESAQIKDKLVAIQQTTDIPIYVSMGSMAASGGYYISASAEKIFASEETLTGSIGVIMSGTNFTELFEKIGVDDTTIKSGKFKDIGSATRMMTEEDAAILQTIVDTSYDRFVEIIVEGRGMEKDAVKNLADGRIYDGVQALENGLVDEIGYQEDALEAIQKDYDLKDAEIFSYQNPSLSFASLFNAKVSNLFQTSETTESEISKLMSAIGTADSPKMMYYYGGK
- a CDS encoding RDD family protein, which produces MTTTPRINEQENVEETVHAKKGDTKELDLSELKKELAIEEAEIERVKRFKKQEEKNETNQSDNAAVKTSLEETKPQEKQTTSPQELRDARRKYWQEKQKEEERHRKPFHNFPSFFYAGFWLRLFALLIDLLVIWSINRLIVQSLFLVLRYPLSEESFSAFSLSKLAVYLLYFIVSTKWTNGQTIGKIIFGIRVVSFKEEKLSWGTVLIRECFGRYILKIFPFIYLMVLFTREKQHLADFFGETAVVSENLVRASELSLKEE